One Mangifera indica cultivar Alphonso chromosome 4, CATAS_Mindica_2.1, whole genome shotgun sequence genomic region harbors:
- the LOC123213134 gene encoding pathogenesis-related thaumatin-like protein 3.5 isoform X1, producing MAHNTNVPLTLLFIFITLASVAKIFASARRIIIVNVCKETVWPGIFAWGDYDGGEGFALKPGLSNFYNASDKWSGRIWARTGCSFSNSTSSCQTGGCGPSINCTGPGSKPVTIAEFTLSPDIDFYDVSLVDGFNVPILIQPLSGKGNCSRAGCDGDLRQSCSDDLAVKDTGKVIGCRSACDKFNTDDYCCRGMYGELGSCSPSNYSRSFKKVCPAASSYAFDSNSSVITCSGTDYVVAFCATRNQTVCSYQANKLSCNQPNGVKAFSQNRWLLLMLVLPITLNLQAIL from the exons ATGGCTCACAACACCAATGTACCTCTCACGCTCTTATTCATCTTCATTACTCTTGCATCAG TGGCAAAAATTTTTGCAAGCGCTAGAAGAATTATCATAGTGAATGTGTGCAAAGAGACAGTGTGGCCTGGGATATTTGCATGGGGTGATTATGATGGTGGTGAAGGTTTTGCATTGAAACCAGGCCTATCTAACTTCTATAACGCCTCAGATAAATGGAGTGGCCGCATATGGGCAAGAACTGGTTGCAGTTTCAGCAACAGCACCAGCTCTTGCCAAACAGGAGGCTGCGGCCCTTCCATAAATTGTACAGGACCAGGGAGTAAGCCGGTCACAATTGCTGAGTTTACCCTCAGTCCCGACATCGATTTTTATGATGTTAGCCTTGTAGACGGGTTCAACGTACCTATATTGATTCAACCTCTCAGTGGCAAAGGAAACTGTAGCAGAGCAGGTTGTGATGGAGACTTGAGGCAAAGTTGCTCCGATGATCTTGCTGTTAAAGATACGGGGAAGGTGATAGGCTGCCGTAGCGCATGTGACAAGTTCAACACGGATGATTATTGCTGTAGAGGCATGTATGGAGAACTTGGCTCATGCTCTCCTTCCAACTATTCCAGGAGCTTCAAAAAAGTGTGCCCTGCAGCGTCAAGCTATGCATTTGATAGCAATTCAAGTGTTATTACATGTTCTGGTACAGATTATGTTGTTGCCTTCTGTGCAACAAG GAACCAAACAGTTTGCTCTTACCAAGCAAATAAACTTTCGTGTAATCAACCGAATGGCGTAAAAGCATTCTCTCAGAACCGGTGGCTCCTCCTGATGCTGGTGTTGCCAATTACATTAAATCTACAAGCAATTCTTTAG
- the LOC123213134 gene encoding pathogenesis-related thaumatin-like protein 3.5 isoform X2, protein MAHNTNVPLTLLFIFITLASAKIFASARRIIIVNVCKETVWPGIFAWGDYDGGEGFALKPGLSNFYNASDKWSGRIWARTGCSFSNSTSSCQTGGCGPSINCTGPGSKPVTIAEFTLSPDIDFYDVSLVDGFNVPILIQPLSGKGNCSRAGCDGDLRQSCSDDLAVKDTGKVIGCRSACDKFNTDDYCCRGMYGELGSCSPSNYSRSFKKVCPAASSYAFDSNSSVITCSGTDYVVAFCATRNQTVCSYQANKLSCNQPNGVKAFSQNRWLLLMLVLPITLNLQAIL, encoded by the exons ATGGCTCACAACACCAATGTACCTCTCACGCTCTTATTCATCTTCATTACTCTTGCATCAG CAAAAATTTTTGCAAGCGCTAGAAGAATTATCATAGTGAATGTGTGCAAAGAGACAGTGTGGCCTGGGATATTTGCATGGGGTGATTATGATGGTGGTGAAGGTTTTGCATTGAAACCAGGCCTATCTAACTTCTATAACGCCTCAGATAAATGGAGTGGCCGCATATGGGCAAGAACTGGTTGCAGTTTCAGCAACAGCACCAGCTCTTGCCAAACAGGAGGCTGCGGCCCTTCCATAAATTGTACAGGACCAGGGAGTAAGCCGGTCACAATTGCTGAGTTTACCCTCAGTCCCGACATCGATTTTTATGATGTTAGCCTTGTAGACGGGTTCAACGTACCTATATTGATTCAACCTCTCAGTGGCAAAGGAAACTGTAGCAGAGCAGGTTGTGATGGAGACTTGAGGCAAAGTTGCTCCGATGATCTTGCTGTTAAAGATACGGGGAAGGTGATAGGCTGCCGTAGCGCATGTGACAAGTTCAACACGGATGATTATTGCTGTAGAGGCATGTATGGAGAACTTGGCTCATGCTCTCCTTCCAACTATTCCAGGAGCTTCAAAAAAGTGTGCCCTGCAGCGTCAAGCTATGCATTTGATAGCAATTCAAGTGTTATTACATGTTCTGGTACAGATTATGTTGTTGCCTTCTGTGCAACAAG GAACCAAACAGTTTGCTCTTACCAAGCAAATAAACTTTCGTGTAATCAACCGAATGGCGTAAAAGCATTCTCTCAGAACCGGTGGCTCCTCCTGATGCTGGTGTTGCCAATTACATTAAATCTACAAGCAATTCTTTAG